Proteins from a single region of Pseudopedobacter saltans DSM 12145:
- a CDS encoding DUF5627 domain-containing protein gives MKKRILMLLAGVVCLGSCKNGDWEFDDFEHQSVYFAYQGPVRTITLGEDVFDTSLDNEHKCEIIATMGGVYQNKKDVTVGIQVDNSIAVNKAFNSGGDIIPMPASYYSLASDKIVIPKGKITGGVQVQLTDAFFADPLSLKNTYVIPLKMVNVNNADSILSGKDYTLYAIKYINKWHGNYLRRGKDVVVGKGGNTALNKTIIRHKQYVEEDEISSLKTASLTVAEFPVVFKDENNQNINCKLLLTFDGNGNCAITNGDNTFTATGSGKFVTKGEKNSWGAKDRDALYLNYQIDLPTRNITSTDTLVMRDRGVKMETFTAVSK, from the coding sequence ATGAAAAAAAGAATATTGATGTTATTAGCTGGAGTAGTGTGTTTAGGTTCCTGTAAAAACGGTGATTGGGAATTTGATGATTTTGAGCATCAGTCCGTTTATTTTGCTTATCAGGGGCCAGTTAGAACCATTACGCTGGGAGAGGACGTTTTTGATACCTCATTGGATAACGAACACAAATGCGAGATCATAGCAACTATGGGAGGCGTCTACCAGAATAAAAAAGATGTAACTGTGGGCATTCAGGTTGATAATAGCATTGCCGTAAATAAGGCGTTTAATTCGGGAGGCGATATTATTCCTATGCCAGCTAGTTATTACAGCCTGGCATCAGACAAAATAGTTATCCCAAAAGGTAAAATTACTGGTGGCGTTCAAGTGCAATTGACAGATGCATTTTTCGCAGATCCATTATCTTTAAAAAACACTTACGTTATACCTCTAAAAATGGTTAATGTAAATAATGCTGATTCTATTTTATCTGGAAAAGACTATACCCTTTATGCTATTAAATACATTAACAAATGGCATGGTAATTATTTAAGAAGAGGTAAAGACGTTGTTGTAGGAAAAGGTGGTAATACAGCTCTGAATAAAACAATTATTCGTCATAAACAGTATGTAGAAGAAGACGAGATTTCGTCTTTAAAAACAGCTTCATTGACAGTAGCAGAATTTCCAGTCGTTTTTAAAGACGAAAATAACCAAAATATCAACTGTAAACTATTATTAACTTTTGATGGAAATGGGAATTGTGCCATCACAAATGGTGACAATACGTTTACTGCTACTGGTAGTGGAAAATTTGTGACAAAAGGAGAAAAGAACAGTTGGGGGGCCAAAGATCGTGATGCCCTATATCTCAATTATCAGATAGATTTGCCAACCAGAAATATCACTTCAACAGATACTTTGGTAATGCGTGACCGTGGAGTTAAAATGGAAACATTTACCGCTGTATCAAAATAG
- a CDS encoding RagB/SusD family nutrient uptake outer membrane protein, whose protein sequence is MRKVLLTCLSAMLLFSGCKDMFEPAIENNLELENAYTNATYAQGLLLNGYTRIPTNSWSFNDVATDDAVTNNINSGFLKMATGQWTSMNNPVDQWRNSRSAIQYLNQFFAVSDSVKWAVDPTISRMFNDRMKGEAYGLRALYMFYLLQHHGGQGINGELLGVPLLLQHETVNSDFNQPRATFDACLQQLYADLVKAEELLPLDYSDSSPVPAKYAGINADDYHRVFGASFIGRMTARIAKGIRVKAALLAASPAFNKGDVTKWTNAANYAAEVINLRGGLTNLTDKDLVWYNATGGIDGLGAGVNPSEILWRGDVATNNSLERDHFPPTLNGSGRLNPSQNLVDAFPMANGYPISDLTNSGYNALAPYDNRDPRLKLYVLVNGSTAGTSNTVINTTVNSTTNDGLNKVETSTRTGYYLKKLLRQDVNLNPSSTTTQKHYNPHIRYTEIYLAYAEAANEAWGPQGTGGHAFSAYNVIKAIRTRAGVGVSNGDPYLESIKNDKDAMRKLIRNERRLELCFEGFRFWDLRRWNANLNETAKGVSISNGNYSIIDVENRVYQSHMIYGPIPYSETLKYNNLIQNNGWQ, encoded by the coding sequence ATGAGAAAAGTATTATTAACCTGTTTATCAGCAATGTTGTTATTCAGCGGTTGCAAAGATATGTTTGAACCGGCTATAGAAAACAACCTTGAACTGGAAAACGCATATACTAATGCAACCTATGCTCAGGGACTATTGCTGAATGGATATACAAGAATTCCAACAAACTCGTGGTCATTTAATGATGTAGCAACGGATGATGCGGTAACCAATAATATAAACAGCGGCTTTTTAAAAATGGCAACCGGGCAGTGGACATCAATGAACAACCCGGTTGACCAATGGAGAAATAGCCGCTCGGCGATTCAGTACCTGAATCAGTTCTTTGCAGTAAGCGATAGCGTTAAATGGGCGGTAGATCCAACTATCAGTAGGATGTTTAATGATCGTATGAAAGGCGAAGCCTATGGTCTTAGAGCTTTGTATATGTTTTATTTGCTTCAACATCATGGAGGTCAGGGTATCAACGGCGAATTATTGGGTGTACCTCTTCTATTACAACATGAAACGGTGAACTCCGATTTTAACCAGCCAAGAGCAACCTTTGATGCTTGTTTGCAACAGTTATATGCGGATCTGGTAAAGGCAGAAGAATTGCTTCCTTTAGATTATTCAGACAGCTCGCCTGTTCCCGCAAAATATGCAGGAATAAATGCAGATGATTATCATAGGGTTTTTGGAGCAAGTTTTATAGGTCGTATGACGGCTAGGATTGCAAAAGGAATTAGAGTAAAGGCCGCTTTGCTGGCGGCAAGTCCAGCTTTTAACAAGGGAGATGTAACTAAATGGACAAATGCTGCAAATTATGCTGCAGAAGTCATCAATCTTCGGGGGGGGTTAACCAATTTAACTGATAAGGATTTAGTTTGGTACAATGCAACTGGCGGAATTGATGGTTTAGGAGCAGGGGTTAATCCATCTGAAATTCTTTGGCGCGGTGATGTGGCTACAAATAACAGCCTTGAGAGAGACCATTTTCCGCCAACCTTAAATGGTAGCGGCCGTCTAAATCCAAGTCAGAATTTGGTAGATGCTTTCCCAATGGCTAATGGTTATCCTATTTCTGATCTCACCAATAGCGGTTATAATGCACTAGCTCCTTATGATAATAGGGATCCTCGTTTAAAACTATATGTTTTGGTAAATGGAAGCACAGCAGGAACTTCAAATACAGTAATAAACACTACCGTTAATAGTACTACTAACGACGGACTTAATAAAGTGGAAACATCTACCCGTACAGGTTATTACTTAAAGAAATTATTAAGACAAGATGTAAATCTTAATCCCTCTTCTACGACTACTCAGAAACACTACAATCCGCATATAAGGTATACCGAAATTTATTTAGCATACGCTGAAGCTGCTAATGAAGCCTGGGGACCTCAAGGAACAGGCGGTCATGCTTTTTCTGCATATAATGTAATCAAAGCTATACGCACCAGAGCTGGAGTAGGTGTTTCTAATGGAGATCCATACTTAGAGTCTATTAAGAATGACAAAGATGCGATGAGAAAGCTGATTAGAAATGAAAGAAGATTGGAATTATGTTTTGAAGGATTTCGTTTTTGGGATTTACGCAGGTGGAATGCTAACCTAAATGAAACTGCTAAGGGTGTAAGTATTTCAAATGGAAACTACTCCATCATTGATGTAGAAAACAGGGTTTATCAAAGCCATATGATTTATGGTCCAATTCCTTATAGCGAGACCTTGAAATATAACAATTTAATACAGAATAACGGGTGGCAATAA
- a CDS encoding SusC/RagA family TonB-linked outer membrane protein, with protein sequence MKRIIGIAICLTVTSGLYGVSSAKAAFNKDKISSNHKTNAGISPNNILTQDSILKGNDSDSLVQVAFRKVKKEDLLGGVSVLNFSELMENNYATYSLENLEALTSGFHGNIWGNSSYLVLVDGFPRDANNIMPTEIDQITVMKGVGAVALYGSKAAKGVVYITTKRGGNYDQKVNVRANAGINVPKVYPQYLGSAEYMTLYNEARRNDGLANLYTESEIYNYGAGLNPFRYPNINFYSSDYLKDSYNRYDVTTEISGGNEKAQYYTNMGFWTNDALLNFGEATKSRGANRFNLRGNINMRLNNIIKLNVDASASFYTGRGVNADFWGSAATVRPNRFSPLIPISMIEEGDDPSMIYVNNSNYIINGQYLLGGTQLDQTNVFASIYAGGSNKNINRQFQFNTGVDFDLKGITQGLAFKTNLAIDYLTSFTQSFNNNYATYQANWNNYAGFDQISNLIKYGDDSKSGVENISNSYYRQNLAFSGQLAYNRTFNKVHNVSGSLLGYAFQIGESQIYQKNNNTNLGLNFGYNFNQKYYADFSSAYVYSTRLPEGKRTAFSPTLSLGWRISQENFLKDVDAIDNLKLTASAGILNTDLDITGYYLYQGYYTYNDAAWYSWKDGQLVHSFDRRRGNNFDMAFPQRREISFGLEGSFFKNLIDLSANAFFSETKGNIVQPGALFPIYFSTGWPVYSDIPYVNYDSDSRKGFDFSLNFNRKLGEVAWRLGFNGTYYRTEAKIRASDSQFEYDYQYRSGRPIDAIFGLQNEGFFMDGNDIANSPDQSAFGEIKPGDLKYKDQNGDGIIDSRDEIYLGRAGWYGAPLTLGVNLTAKWKNFTVFALATGRFGAKAIKNSSYFWVDGQDKYSIVVRDRWTEETKDTATFPRLTTGTSDNNYRNSDFWLYNTNRFDLAKVQLSYQFPTKMLGKGFIRELGAYVNGFNLLTIAEEREILEMNIGLSPQTRFYNLGLKALF encoded by the coding sequence ATGAAGCGAATTATAGGAATTGCAATATGCCTTACCGTTACAAGTGGATTGTACGGTGTGAGTTCGGCAAAAGCTGCTTTTAATAAAGACAAAATATCAAGTAATCATAAAACAAATGCGGGCATTTCCCCTAATAACATATTAACACAAGATTCTATACTAAAGGGAAATGATTCAGATTCTCTGGTACAAGTAGCTTTCAGGAAGGTGAAAAAAGAAGATTTACTTGGTGGAGTATCCGTTTTGAATTTTTCTGAGCTTATGGAGAATAATTATGCAACATACAGTTTAGAAAATCTGGAAGCTTTAACATCTGGTTTTCATGGTAACATCTGGGGAAATAGCAGCTATTTAGTTTTGGTTGATGGATTTCCAAGAGATGCAAACAATATCATGCCTACAGAAATAGATCAAATTACAGTGATGAAAGGAGTAGGTGCCGTGGCATTGTATGGAAGTAAGGCTGCAAAAGGTGTAGTTTATATTACTACGAAACGCGGTGGTAACTACGATCAAAAAGTTAATGTTAGGGCAAATGCAGGTATTAACGTTCCAAAAGTTTACCCGCAATATTTGGGGTCAGCAGAGTATATGACTTTGTATAATGAGGCCCGGAGAAATGATGGCTTAGCTAATTTATACACAGAGAGTGAAATTTATAATTATGGAGCTGGATTAAACCCTTTTCGCTATCCCAATATTAACTTCTATTCATCTGACTATCTAAAAGATAGTTACAATCGTTACGATGTAACTACTGAGATATCTGGAGGAAATGAGAAAGCACAATATTATACCAATATGGGTTTTTGGACTAATGATGCCCTCCTGAATTTTGGTGAAGCAACAAAAAGCAGAGGCGCAAACAGGTTCAACCTGCGTGGAAATATTAATATGAGGCTGAATAATATTATTAAGTTAAATGTTGATGCATCGGCAAGTTTCTATACCGGGAGGGGAGTTAATGCCGATTTTTGGGGTAGTGCCGCTACCGTACGTCCAAACCGTTTTTCTCCGCTAATTCCAATAAGTATGATAGAAGAAGGAGACGACCCGTCCATGATTTATGTAAACAATAGTAATTACATCATAAATGGACAGTATTTATTAGGTGGAACGCAGTTAGATCAAACCAATGTGTTTGCGAGTATTTATGCCGGCGGATCAAATAAAAATATTAACAGACAGTTTCAGTTTAATACGGGGGTTGATTTTGATTTAAAAGGAATAACCCAGGGTCTGGCATTTAAAACCAATCTGGCTATAGATTATTTGACCTCGTTTACACAGTCATTTAATAATAATTACGCAACATATCAGGCAAATTGGAATAACTATGCGGGTTTCGATCAAATCAGTAACCTGATTAAATATGGCGATGATTCTAAGTCAGGCGTAGAAAATATAAGTAATAGTTATTACCGTCAGAATCTGGCGTTTTCCGGTCAACTTGCTTATAACAGAACCTTTAATAAGGTTCATAATGTTTCCGGCTCGTTATTAGGATACGCGTTCCAAATAGGTGAATCTCAAATTTATCAAAAAAATAACAATACTAATCTGGGACTAAACTTCGGATATAACTTTAATCAAAAATATTATGCAGATTTTAGTAGTGCCTACGTCTACTCAACCAGATTACCCGAAGGAAAACGGACCGCTTTTTCTCCAACATTAAGTTTGGGATGGAGAATAAGCCAGGAAAATTTCTTAAAAGATGTGGATGCCATAGATAATCTTAAACTTACCGCGTCTGCAGGTATATTAAATACAGATTTAGATATTACTGGTTATTATTTATACCAGGGGTATTACACTTATAATGATGCAGCATGGTACAGCTGGAAAGACGGACAGTTAGTGCACAGTTTCGATAGAAGAAGAGGGAACAATTTTGATATGGCTTTCCCTCAAAGGAGAGAGATTAGTTTTGGTTTGGAAGGTTCATTTTTTAAGAATTTAATCGACTTAAGTGCAAACGCTTTCTTTAGTGAAACTAAAGGAAATATTGTACAGCCAGGTGCTCTTTTTCCAATTTATTTCTCTACAGGTTGGCCGGTTTACTCGGATATTCCTTATGTAAATTATGATAGCGACTCACGTAAAGGTTTTGATTTTAGCTTGAATTTCAATAGAAAGTTAGGAGAAGTTGCCTGGAGATTGGGATTCAACGGGACCTACTATAGAACTGAAGCTAAGATCAGGGCGTCTGATAGTCAGTTTGAATATGATTACCAATACAGATCAGGAAGACCAATTGATGCGATCTTCGGACTGCAGAACGAGGGCTTCTTTATGGATGGTAATGATATAGCCAATTCACCAGACCAATCCGCTTTTGGCGAAATTAAACCAGGCGATCTTAAATACAAAGATCAAAACGGAGATGGTATAATCGATTCGCGTGATGAAATTTATCTGGGAAGAGCCGGTTGGTATGGAGCACCGTTGACACTCGGTGTAAATTTAACAGCTAAATGGAAAAACTTCACCGTTTTTGCTTTAGCCACAGGGCGTTTTGGAGCGAAAGCTATTAAGAATAGCTCTTATTTCTGGGTAGACGGGCAAGACAAATATTCTATAGTTGTTAGAGATCGTTGGACTGAAGAGACAAAAGATACAGCTACTTTTCCGAGGTTAACTACCGGTACAAGTGATAACAATTATCGTAATTCTGATTTTTGGCTTTACAATACTAACCGCTTCGATTTAGCTAAGGTACAGTTGTCTTACCAGTTCCCTACTAAAATGTTAGGTAAGGGTTTCATACGAGAGCTGGGAGCTTATGTTAATGGATTTAATTTACTAACAATCGCTGAAGAGAGGGAGATTTTAGAGATGAACATAGGTTTAAGTCCTCAAACCAGATTCTATAATCTAGGCTTAAAGGCGTTATTCTAA
- a CDS encoding RagB/SusD family nutrient uptake outer membrane protein: MKKHIKTIVSCLIVWGCISLSACEKYLDKDEQTNISEKEAFKNFVNFQGFTEELYNCIVNFTNNYWTNSWNWGEDEITSTAGNYHYIHKIDDGNFWGWQSQFDGWGSGWMDKSNFSTVNGRFNKDLWNAAWYGIRKANIGLANMDLMTDATTEEKNIIRGQLLFFRAWFHHRLMEYFGGLPYIDYVLPSAGEIRLPRLKYHECADKAAADFRAAADLLPINWDNTEPGRRTLGKNQLRINKIMALAYLGKNYLWAGSPLMNYESTGSKTYNVEYCKKAAAAFGELLKLVEGGSTQYSLVSFADYYKNFYTTGEGWALPGSTEAIFRGPFNSANDSNWGTSKQYTPVIVSEGDLKFVPTSNYVSYYGMKNGLPIPDITKPDAASGYDPTYPWKNRDPRFYNDIVFDGVKFVQGAIPNVDEQPNRYANLYTGGSYRNVSTGSRTGYVLRKFIPITANKYDNAYSWGYSLHIYVPYMRLADVYLMYAEAALMGYNSPQGKDPNFSKTAVESVNIIRNRAGVDPVNTKFLGSVDNFLSELRRERAVELAFEGHRFNDLRRWLLLTEHPYTIKTSLEFDRSGTFNTTDPTENRVANLREVVIVQRNYTNKHYWLPLKNVDVNMYAEFSQNPGW, translated from the coding sequence ATGAAAAAGCATATAAAAACCATTGTGTCTTGTTTGATAGTGTGGGGATGTATAAGCCTCTCCGCTTGCGAGAAATACCTGGATAAAGATGAACAAACGAATATTTCCGAAAAGGAAGCTTTTAAGAACTTTGTGAATTTTCAGGGCTTTACCGAAGAATTGTATAATTGTATAGTAAACTTCACCAATAATTATTGGACCAACTCATGGAATTGGGGAGAGGATGAAATAACCTCTACCGCAGGAAATTACCACTACATTCATAAAATAGATGATGGCAATTTTTGGGGTTGGCAATCACAATTTGATGGATGGGGCTCTGGATGGATGGATAAATCTAATTTCTCCACTGTAAACGGACGTTTTAATAAGGATCTCTGGAATGCCGCCTGGTATGGGATTAGAAAAGCAAATATTGGTTTAGCCAATATGGATTTAATGACAGATGCGACTACTGAAGAGAAAAATATAATAAGAGGTCAGTTATTGTTTTTTAGAGCATGGTTTCACCATCGCTTAATGGAGTATTTTGGAGGACTGCCTTATATTGATTACGTCTTACCTAGCGCCGGAGAAATTCGCTTACCACGTTTAAAATACCATGAATGTGCTGACAAGGCTGCAGCAGACTTTAGAGCTGCTGCTGATTTGTTACCCATCAATTGGGATAATACTGAACCTGGTAGAAGAACGCTTGGAAAAAATCAGCTGAGAATAAATAAGATAATGGCGCTGGCATATTTAGGCAAAAACTATTTATGGGCAGGCAGTCCATTAATGAACTACGAATCTACAGGCAGCAAAACTTATAATGTTGAGTATTGTAAAAAGGCAGCCGCGGCGTTTGGCGAGTTGTTAAAGCTTGTCGAGGGTGGTTCTACTCAATATAGTTTGGTGTCATTTGCTGATTATTATAAGAATTTTTATACAACGGGTGAGGGCTGGGCACTTCCTGGTAGTACTGAAGCTATATTTCGCGGACCTTTTAATAGCGCAAACGACTCTAACTGGGGAACCAGTAAGCAATACACACCAGTAATTGTATCTGAAGGCGACTTGAAATTTGTCCCTACTTCTAATTATGTCAGCTATTATGGCATGAAGAACGGACTACCTATTCCTGATATTACCAAGCCAGATGCTGCATCAGGTTACGATCCCACATACCCTTGGAAAAACAGAGACCCCCGTTTTTACAATGATATAGTATTCGACGGAGTGAAATTTGTCCAGGGAGCAATTCCAAATGTGGATGAACAGCCAAATAGATATGCCAATTTATATACTGGAGGTAGCTATAGAAATGTTAGCACAGGTAGCCGTACGGGTTATGTTCTCCGCAAATTCATTCCTATTACAGCAAATAAATACGATAACGCTTACAGTTGGGGTTATAGCCTTCATATTTATGTTCCCTATATGCGTTTAGCGGACGTTTATTTAATGTACGCAGAAGCAGCACTTATGGGATATAATAGCCCTCAAGGAAAAGACCCAAATTTTAGCAAAACTGCAGTAGAATCTGTAAACATTATCAGGAATAGGGCGGGAGTAGATCCTGTAAACACAAAATTCCTCGGATCTGTTGACAATTTCTTAAGCGAATTGCGACGCGAAAGAGCTGTTGAGCTTGCTTTTGAAGGTCATCGCTTTAATGATTTGAGAAGATGGTTGTTGCTTACTGAACATCCTTATACAATAAAAACATCGTTAGAATTCGATCGATCAGGAACTTTTAATACCACTGATCCTACAGAAAATAGAGTGGCAAATTTACGCGAGGTGGTAATAGTTCAAAGGAATTACACAAATAAACATTATTGGCTACCTCTTAAAAACGTAGATGTGAATATGTATGCGGAATTTTCACAAAATCCCGGATGGTAA
- a CDS encoding SusC/RagA family TonB-linked outer membrane protein: MKKKQKVSIGIYRKFYFAILALSLLAKGVLGQQKRIVRGTVHDVKNIPLIGVSVSVKGTSINSMTNIDGQFSIDLPADKYILSFAYIGMVSQEIDVRGKTEIKVVLQDDMAQLSEVVVVGYGTQKRESIVAAVTQTTGKVLERAGGVSSIGAALTGNVPGVVTSASTGMPGEEDPQIIIRGRSTMNNTSPLILVDGIERPMNSVDIGSVESVSILKDASATAVFGVRGANGVILITTKRGKEGRASIRGTINNVAKVPSKLPGKYDAYDALRIRNEVIEYELALRPESWNDILPQAIIDKYRFPADLAESERYPNVNWDEVLFKDYAMSHNANLNISGGTEKVKYFASADYLYEGDLFRTFENNRGYEPGYGFNRLNMRSNLDFQLTKSTSLKANVAGSRGVKKMPWGANNGDYNYWISAYSTAPNVFMPQYSDGTWGYHAPNVQRGLNSARILAMSGVSYTTTNRITTDFTLNQDLSRLVKGLSAVGTVALDNTFVEGNRGVNDLYNDVQSKWIDPKTGKTVYQIAYDATNRFDFQNSINWAVSPGSVQNWATYRRLFYQAKLDYNTTLADKHTITAMGLFNRNQVATGSEIPFNREDWVFRTTYNYANKYIVEYNGSYNGSSKFGPGYRFAFFQSGGLGWTMSNENFMKPLTFIDNLKIRGSYGEIGDDSSGPRWLYLTQWTYGDKTKLGVTGVDSELSPYTWYKESTLGNPDIRWEKVRKINVGLDFSFLRGFISGKFDYFRDKRSDIILTNRAIPSYFGAVAPAANLGEVENKGFELEIAIDKKLNADWRVWGNVNYTRAKDKVLDADDAQLLPEYQKRQNKQIGQTYSYVGAGYYNTWDELYGSTVTDNGDGQKLPGNYHILDYNADGIIDSKDNIPFGFPSNPQHTFNAILGFDWKGFSAFVQVYGVTNVTRQVVFNSLSGQNQLVYNEGTYWSKDDINADVPLPRWLSTPSNYSPGNRYMFDGSYIRLKNAEIAYTFQKNTSFIKRIGIESLRIFMNGNNLAVWTKMPDDRESNFAGTGWASQGAYPTVKRFNLGTNIIF, translated from the coding sequence ATGAAAAAAAAACAAAAAGTAAGCATAGGGATATACCGTAAGTTTTATTTTGCTATTCTAGCGCTCTCTCTTTTAGCTAAAGGGGTTTTAGGGCAACAAAAGCGGATAGTCAGAGGGACTGTACATGATGTCAAGAATATCCCCCTTATAGGAGTTTCTGTTTCTGTTAAAGGAACCTCAATTAACTCTATGACCAATATAGATGGACAGTTCTCCATAGACCTTCCCGCGGATAAATATATACTGTCCTTTGCATATATAGGGATGGTAAGCCAGGAAATAGATGTAAGGGGAAAAACTGAAATAAAAGTTGTACTGCAAGATGATATGGCACAACTGAGTGAGGTGGTGGTAGTTGGTTACGGTACGCAAAAAAGGGAGAGTATAGTTGCTGCAGTTACACAGACAACAGGAAAGGTATTGGAGAGAGCAGGGGGTGTGTCGAGTATTGGGGCTGCGCTTACAGGTAATGTTCCTGGTGTCGTAACTTCTGCCAGTACAGGTATGCCTGGAGAAGAGGATCCGCAAATTATAATCCGCGGAAGAAGTACAATGAATAATACCAGCCCTTTAATATTGGTAGATGGTATCGAACGCCCTATGAATAGTGTAGATATCGGATCGGTAGAATCTGTTTCTATATTAAAAGATGCTTCTGCAACTGCCGTATTCGGAGTTAGAGGTGCAAATGGTGTGATCTTGATTACTACTAAACGCGGTAAAGAAGGGCGGGCATCTATTCGCGGAACAATAAATAATGTCGCTAAGGTACCTTCAAAGTTGCCGGGAAAGTATGACGCTTACGACGCTTTAAGAATTCGTAATGAGGTTATTGAATATGAACTTGCACTGCGTCCTGAAAGTTGGAATGATATTCTTCCCCAAGCCATTATAGATAAGTATCGTTTTCCTGCTGATTTGGCAGAATCAGAACGTTATCCAAATGTAAACTGGGATGAGGTGTTATTCAAAGATTATGCAATGTCTCATAATGCCAACCTGAATATTTCGGGTGGTACCGAAAAGGTGAAATATTTTGCTAGTGCAGATTACCTGTACGAAGGTGATTTATTCAGAACGTTTGAAAATAATAGAGGTTACGAACCAGGTTATGGTTTCAATAGGTTGAATATGAGAAGCAATCTGGACTTTCAACTAACCAAATCCACTAGCCTAAAAGCTAACGTTGCGGGTTCAAGAGGAGTGAAAAAAATGCCGTGGGGAGCCAATAATGGAGATTATAATTATTGGATATCAGCTTACTCGACAGCTCCTAACGTGTTTATGCCACAATATTCTGACGGTACATGGGGATATCATGCTCCTAATGTGCAAAGAGGACTAAACTCTGCCAGAATTCTGGCCATGAGTGGTGTTTCCTATACAACTACAAATCGTATAACTACTGATTTTACTTTAAATCAGGATTTAAGTCGTTTAGTAAAGGGGTTGAGTGCTGTAGGAACAGTGGCCTTAGACAATACCTTCGTTGAAGGAAACAGAGGGGTGAATGATTTATATAATGATGTTCAGAGTAAATGGATTGATCCTAAAACAGGAAAAACTGTGTATCAAATAGCTTACGATGCTACTAATCGATTTGATTTTCAAAATAGTATCAATTGGGCTGTTAGTCCGGGATCTGTTCAAAATTGGGCTACTTATCGTCGTCTTTTTTATCAAGCGAAGCTGGATTACAATACTACCCTAGCGGATAAACATACGATTACAGCAATGGGCTTGTTCAATCGTAATCAAGTTGCTACAGGAAGTGAAATTCCTTTTAATCGTGAAGATTGGGTTTTTAGAACTACTTACAATTATGCAAATAAATATATCGTAGAATATAATGGAAGCTACAATGGCTCTTCTAAATTTGGTCCGGGCTATCGTTTTGCTTTCTTTCAGTCTGGCGGTTTAGGTTGGACTATGTCCAACGAGAATTTTATGAAACCCTTAACCTTTATTGACAATTTAAAGATTAGAGGTTCTTACGGAGAGATAGGAGATGATAGCTCAGGACCCCGTTGGTTATACCTTACTCAATGGACTTATGGAGATAAAACAAAATTAGGGGTAACGGGAGTAGATTCAGAGTTAAGTCCTTATACATGGTATAAAGAAAGTACTCTTGGAAATCCGGACATACGCTGGGAAAAAGTGAGGAAAATCAACGTTGGGTTAGACTTCAGTTTTCTAAGAGGTTTTATTTCCGGTAAGTTTGATTATTTCAGAGATAAACGGTCAGATATAATATTAACAAATAGGGCTATACCTTCTTATTTTGGAGCAGTTGCACCTGCGGCCAATTTAGGCGAAGTAGAGAATAAAGGCTTCGAATTAGAAATAGCTATAGACAAAAAGCTGAATGCAGACTGGAGAGTGTGGGGGAATGTGAACTATACCAGAGCTAAGGACAAGGTTTTAGATGCCGATGATGCTCAGTTATTACCTGAGTACCAAAAAAGGCAAAATAAACAAATTGGTCAAACCTATTCATATGTTGGAGCCGGTTATTATAATACCTGGGATGAGCTTTATGGAAGTACTGTTACAGATAATGGTGATGGTCAAAAATTACCGGGAAACTATCATATACTTGATTATAATGCAGATGGAATAATAGATTCAAAGGACAATATTCCTTTCGGATTCCCTTCTAATCCCCAGCATACTTTCAATGCAATATTAGGTTTTGATTGGAAAGGGTTCAGCGCATTTGTTCAGGTTTATGGTGTAACTAATGTTACTCGTCAGGTGGTTTTCAATAGTCTGTCAGGGCAAAATCAGCTGGTTTATAATGAAGGGACTTATTGGTCTAAGGACGATATAAATGCAGATGTGCCTTTGCCAAGATGGTTGTCGACTCCAAGTAATTACAGCCCGGGCAATAGATATATGTTCGATGGATCATATATCCGCTTGAAGAATGCTGAGATAGCTTATACTTTTCAAAAAAACACAAGTTTTATTAAACGTATTGGTATAGAAAGCCTCAGAATTTTTATGAATGGTAATAATTTGGCAGTATGGACAAAAATGCCTGATGATAGGGAATCCAACTTTGCCGGAACAGGTTGGGCATCTCAAGGAGCCTATCCAACCGTGAAGCGTTTTAATCTAGGAACCAATATCATCTTCTAA